CACCGCCCAGAGCAGCCAGCGATTGCTGAAGGGATTCACCTGGGTGAGGGGGCGATCGCTCCTGGCGGAGAGCGCATGCCCCATCTGCCCCAGGCAGAGGGTGGTGAACACCATCGTTTTCCAGGGACCATCCGAGCCGGCCGTGCGGTAGCTCCACACCATCAGCGCGATCACGAACAGCGCGAAAACCACACCAACCCGCAGGATGTAGCGCCCGATCCCGCGGGCGAAGATCGATTCACCTGGGCGAGCCGGCTGACGCGCCATCAAGCCGTCCTCGGCAGGCTCGAGGGCCAGGGCCAGCGCCGGCACGCCATCGGTAACCAGGTTCATCCAGAGAATCTGCAGGGGCGTCATCGCCACCCCGTAGATCCCCACCAGCGGTGCAGCGGAAATCGTGATCAGCTCACCAACATTGCTGCCAAGGATGTATTTCACGAAGCGGCGGATGTTGGCATACACCAGGCGGCCTTCCTCAACCGCACTCACAATCGTGGCGAAATTGTCGTCGAGCAGCACCATGTCGGCAGCTTCCTTGCTCACTTCGGTGCCGGTGATGCCCATGGCCACGCCGATGTGGGCCTGCTTGAGGGCGGGGGCGTCGTTCACACCGTCGCCGGTCATCGCCACCACCTGGCCATTGGCCTGCAGCGCCTTGACGATGCGCAGCTTCTGCTCGGGCGGCACCCGGGCATAAACGTTGCAGCGGGCCACCAGCGCGCGCAGATCCTCATCGCTGCTGGCCTCGAGCTCGCGGCCGAGCACCACCTCGCAATCCTCGCTGGCCAGACCGATATCAGCAGCGATGGCGCGGGCGGTGAGGGGGTGATCGCCGGTGATCATCACCGGCCGGATGCCAGCGGTGCGGCAGGTGGCCACGGCCTTTGTGACCTCGGGCCGGGCGGGATCGAGCTGAGCCATCAACCCAAGCAGCACCTGCCCCTCGATGGGGTGATCCGGGCTGGGATGGTGCGGGGCGCAGGCAAAGGCCAGCACCCGCAAGCCGGAGGCGGCCAGCTGGCGGGCCTGATCCAGCCACCACTGACGCTGGCCGTCATCGATGGGCACCACACCGCCACCATCCACCCAGCGGCTGCACCCAGCCAGGATCACCTCCGGCGCACCTTTGCTGATCAGCAGCTGATCGGAACCCTGGGCTGCGGCTCCCAGCGGGTACTGCAGGCTGCCATCGCGATCTTCCACCCACACCGCCATCAGCTGCCGCTCCGAGCTGAAGGGGATCTCGGCGGCACGGCGATAGCGGTTGCGCAGATCGAAGTCATCGAAGCCAGCCTTGGCGGCCACCACCGAGAGAGCACCCTCGGTGGGATCGCCGAGTATTTCCCAGCCGCCCTTGCCGTTGCGTTTGTGCTCGGCGTCGCTGCAGAGCACGGCAGCCTGAAGCAGCAGGTTTTGCAGCCCCGCCGGCACCCCGGCGCTGGCGCCGGCGGGCGGTTGCAGAGAGCGGGGGCTGAACTCGCCGCTTGGGAAGTAACCCTCACCGCTCACGCCCACAGCCTCGGTGCTAAAGCGCAATTCCTGCACCACCTGGCGGTTCTGGGTGAGGGTGCCGGTCTTGTCGGAGCAGATCACCGTGACCGAGCCGAGGGCCTCCACCGCCGGCAGCCGCCGGATCAAAGCCGCGCGGCGCACCATCCGCTGCGTACCGATCGCCAATGTGACTGTGATCACAGCCGGCAGGCCCTCCGGCACGATCGCCACCGCCATCGACAGCGACACCTCCAGCAGATTGAGAGGGTCCTGCTTGAGCAACAGGCCTAGCCCCACCACCAGCGCCACCAGGCCGAGGGCGCTGCCCACCAGCACCTTGGCGAGGCCATCGAGCCGCTCCTGCAGCGGGGTGCTCTCGCCACCGGCGGTGTTGATCAGCTGCGCGATCTGGCCGAGCTGGGTGGCCATCCCGGTGGAGCTGACCACCGCCACGCCGCGACCACGCACCACCTCAGTGCCCTGAAACAGGCAGTTCTGACGCTCGAGCACCGGCGTGGTCTCCTCGAGCAGCAGATCGGGCTTCTTGAAAACGGCCTCGGCCTCGCCGGTGAGCGCCGCTTCGCGAACCCCCAGATCCACCCCTTCGAGCAGGCGGGCATCGGCGGGGACCCGATCACCTGCCTCCAGCCGGATCAGATCCCCCGGCACCAGGTCTTCACTGGAGAGGCGCCGCCACTCACCGTCTCGGCGCACCTGCACCATGGGCTGAGCCATGTCACGCAGTGCCAGCAGGGCCTTCTGGGCGCGGCTCTCCTGCAGGTAGCCCAGCAGGCCGTTGAGGATCACGATCACCAGGATGGCGATGGCGTCCTTGGGGAAGCTGCCCTGGTACAGGTCGATCGCTGCCGACACCACGGCCACCGCCAGCAGCATGATCAGCATCACGTTGCTGAACTGATCCCAGAGGATCTCCAGGGTGCTGCGGCCGGCGGCCAGCTCGAGGCGGTTGGCTCCCACCTCGGCCCGTCGCCGGCTTGTTTCCACCGTGCTGAGACCATCGGTGCCTGCCTGGAGCTTCTCCAGACAGGCAGGGCCGGTCAGGGCATGCCAGGGATGAACGGTGGGCGGCATCAAGCTCCTGGAAGATGAACAGTCAGGTGGGCGGAAGCCTAGGGATTTTTCCTTATCGAATTGTTCACGAGCAGGTCCCGGAGGCTGGCGTCGGTGCTGGCGAGCGGCTCCGCTGGCAAAGCAGGCGCCACGTTCGCCCCGAGGGCCTTGCCCATTCCGATCGCAGGCGAGCTTCTGCAACCCCCTGGTATCTGAAACTCCGCAGCTGCTGATCAGCCCGCGGCCGACAGTAAGTTGCACCGCAGCACCTCCATCTGCTCGGGCGATTTACGCAGCAGGCGAGCCACCCTTAAAACCAAGGGCCAACCGGCCCGGCGCCCCAGCCAATAGCCAATCGAATCCCCCAAGATTGCGCTGCTGCTGGCGGCTGCTATCACCCCCACCCCATTGAGGTGGCCGCTGCCGGCGGCATAACCGCCGAGCAGGGTCACGGTTTCACCCGGCAGGGGCACCCCGGCGCTTTCGAGCAACATGGCCCCAAAGACCACCCCATAGCCCCAGGTTTGGAGCAGGGCCTGCAGGTCGGCCGTGCTGAACAAATCGGAGGAAATCAAGGGGGCAAAGCCCAATTAATGCAGCAATTCTGCAAGCACCCCCACCAGGGCAGCAGCGCCGATCAGCTGGAGCACGCTCCAGCGCCAACGGATTAGGGCCAGCAGGCCCAAGGCAGCCAGGGCGGCGGCGGCCAGATCGGGACGGCCGGTGGGCCAGAGCACGGGCCCCGAAAAGAACAGCACCAGGCTGGCTATCACCCCAACCACCGCAGCCGTAATGGCACTGAGGGGGCCCTGGAGCCGCAGGTCTTCCCGGCTGGCTTCCATCAGGGGGGCCCCCACAAAAATGAAGCCAAAGCTGGGCAAAAAGGTGAACCAAACCACCACCAAGCTGGCCACCAGCGCATCCCACCAAATTCCCGGAGCCCCAAAGACGCCGCCATTCCAGCCGCCCATGAAACCCACAAAGGCCAGCACCATGATCAAGGGGCCGGGGGTGGTTTCCCCCAGGGCCAGGCCATCCACCATCTGGCTGGCGGAAAGCCAGTGGAATTGGCTCACCGCCGCCTTGGCCACGTAGGGCAACACTGCATAGGCCCCACCAAAACTGACCAGGGCCACCTGGCTAAAAAACCGACCCATCGTCACCAGGGGACCATCCCAGCCGTTCCACCAGCCCAGGGCGCCAAGGGGCAGGGCCGTGGCCAGCCCCCAAATCAACAAAGTTGGGGGCAAATGGCGCAGGGGAAAAGGCTCGGCTTTGCTGCTTGCAGGGGCTTT
This genomic interval from Cyanobium sp. WAJ14-Wanaka contains the following:
- a CDS encoding DedA family protein, with protein sequence MISSDLFSTADLQALLQTWGYGVVFGAMLLESAGVPLPGETVTLLGGYAAGSGHLNGVGVIAAASSSAILGDSIGYWLGRRAGWPLVLRVARLLRKSPEQMEVLRCNLLSAAG
- the chrA gene encoding chromate efflux transporter — protein: MARRCISSEDSLGGSHGGSLGVSLAAASLFWLKLGWISFGGPAGQIALLHRELVEERKWLSDRHFLHALNFCMVLPGPEATQLATYLGWLMHGVAGGLVAGLLFVLPSVIVLIALSTVYVLWGQLPLLASIFWALKPAVLALVIQAAWRVGRRTLHTPVLGLLAVFSFVAFVWLRWPYPLVVAIAAAVGWLLPSAKEEAPASGKAPASSKAEPFPLRHLPPTLLIWGLATALPLGALGWWNGWDGPLVTMGRFFSQVALVSFGGAYAVLPYVAKAAVSQFHWLSASQMVDGLALGETTPGPLIMVLAFVGFMGGWNGGVFGAPGIWWDALVASLVVVWFTFLPSFGFIFVGAPLMEASREDLRLQGPLSAITAAVVGVIASLVLFFSGPVLWPTGRPDLAAAALAALGLLALIRWRWSVLQLIGAAALVGVLAELLH
- a CDS encoding cation-transporting P-type ATPase codes for the protein MPPTVHPWHALTGPACLEKLQAGTDGLSTVETSRRRAEVGANRLELAAGRSTLEILWDQFSNVMLIMLLAVAVVSAAIDLYQGSFPKDAIAILVIVILNGLLGYLQESRAQKALLALRDMAQPMVQVRRDGEWRRLSSEDLVPGDLIRLEAGDRVPADARLLEGVDLGVREAALTGEAEAVFKKPDLLLEETTPVLERQNCLFQGTEVVRGRGVAVVSSTGMATQLGQIAQLINTAGGESTPLQERLDGLAKVLVGSALGLVALVVGLGLLLKQDPLNLLEVSLSMAVAIVPEGLPAVITVTLAIGTQRMVRRAALIRRLPAVEALGSVTVICSDKTGTLTQNRQVVQELRFSTEAVGVSGEGYFPSGEFSPRSLQPPAGASAGVPAGLQNLLLQAAVLCSDAEHKRNGKGGWEILGDPTEGALSVVAAKAGFDDFDLRNRYRRAAEIPFSSERQLMAVWVEDRDGSLQYPLGAAAQGSDQLLISKGAPEVILAGCSRWVDGGGVVPIDDGQRQWWLDQARQLAASGLRVLAFACAPHHPSPDHPIEGQVLLGLMAQLDPARPEVTKAVATCRTAGIRPVMITGDHPLTARAIAADIGLASEDCEVVLGRELEASSDEDLRALVARCNVYARVPPEQKLRIVKALQANGQVVAMTGDGVNDAPALKQAHIGVAMGITGTEVSKEAADMVLLDDNFATIVSAVEEGRLVYANIRRFVKYILGSNVGELITISAAPLVGIYGVAMTPLQILWMNLVTDGVPALALALEPAEDGLMARQPARPGESIFARGIGRYILRVGVVFALFVIALMVWSYRTAGSDGPWKTMVFTTLCLGQMGHALSARSDRPLTQVNPFSNRWLLWAVIFTTALQMLLLYVPWLARFFGTVPLSAANLGVCVGVSLLFFVYLEANKILRSLWIRATADSPVSGKA